In Mauremys reevesii isolate NIE-2019 linkage group 8, ASM1616193v1, whole genome shotgun sequence, a single genomic region encodes these proteins:
- the NMUR2 gene encoding neuromedin-U receptor 2, giving the protein MDWITNISWFDHLSVKEDVFRRYLNSTEDYLAFLCGPKRSHLFLPMTLVYALIFVVGVMGNLLVCLVILKHRNMKTPTNYYLFSLAISDLLVLLFGMPLEVYEMWSNYPFLFGPVGCYFKTALFETVCFASILSMTTLSVERYIAILHPFRAKLDSTRKRALRIIIVLWILSVLFSLPNTSTHGIMLQYFPNGTLVPGSATCTVVTPMWIYNCIIQVTSFLFYVLPMAVISVLYYLMGLKLRGEKSLAADEMAVNIQRPCRKSVTKMLFVLVMVFAICWAPFHIDRLFFSFVVDWTEPLANVFNLIHVVSGVFFYLSSAVNPIIYNLLSRRFRTAFLNVISPRCGHWHSKHPTSEIPAQQSIFLVGDRNLVDCAEDASSLCMHRTSVCSSHLSTGL; this is encoded by the exons ATGGACTGGATCACTAATATCTCATGGTTTGATCACCTATCTGTGAAGGAGGACGTTTTCAGGAGATACTTAAACAGCACCGAGGACTACCTAGCCTTTTTATGTGGACCCAAACGGAGCCATCTGTTCTTGCCCATGACTTTGGTGTATGCCTTGATTTTTGTGGTTGGGGTGATGGGCAACCTTTTAGTTTGCCTGGTGATCCTTAAGCACAGGAACATGAAAACTCCTACCAACTACTATCTCTTCAGCCTGGCCATTTCAGACCTGCTGGTGCTGCTCTTTGGAATGCCCCTGGAGGTCTACGAAATGTGGAGCAACTACCCCTTCCTGTTCGGCCCGGTAGGGTGCTACTTCAAGACAGCCCTCTTCGAGACTGTGTGCTTTGCCTCTATCCTGAGTATGACCACTCTCAGCGTGGAGAGATACATAGCCATCCTCCATCCTTTCCGAGCCAAGCTGGACAGCACCAGGAAACGTGCCCTGAGGATTATCATCGTGCTCTGGATCCTCTCTGTCCTCTTCTCTCTGCCCAATACCAGCACCCATGGCATCATGCTGCAGTACTTCCCCAACGGCACGCTGGTCCCTGGCTCGGCTACCTGCACTGTGGTCACGCCCATGTGGATCTACAATTGTATCATCCAGGTCACTTCCTTCCTCTTTTATGTGTTACCCATGGCTGTCATTAGTGTGCTGTACTACCTGATGGGGCTGAAA CTGAGAGGAGAGAAATCTTTGGCAGCTGATGAAATGGCTGTGAATATTCAGAGACCGTGCAGAAAATCAGTCACCAAGATGTTGT TTGTTCTAGTGATGGTATTTGCCATATGCTGGGCCCCATTTCACATTGATCGACTCTTCTTCAGCTTCGTCGTGGACTGGACTGAGCCGTTGGCCAATGTGTTCAACTTGATCCATGTGGTGTCAG GTGTTTTCTTCTATCTGAGCTCGGCTGTGAATCCCATCATTTACAACCTGCTTTCCCGTCGTTTCAGAACGGCTTTCCTCAATGTGATATCTCCCCGGTGCGGGCACTGGCACTCCAAACACCCCACCAGTGAGATTCCAGCCCAGCAGAGCATCTTCCTGGTGGGGGACCGCAATCTGGTGGACTGTGCTGAAGACGCAAGCTCCCTGTGCATGCACAGAACATCTGTCTGTAGTTCTCATCTTTCCACTGGCCTATGA